The nucleotide sequence TCGCGGCCGTCGAGATCGAAGACCCAGGCACGCGCCTCGGTGTCGACCGATCCGGTCACCACCAGCCGGTCGCCGATCAGCCGGACATGGCTGAGCACGCGGTCGGACGCCGCGACCAGCTCCTGCCAGCCGGCGGGGTCCGACGGCGCCGGGGCGTCGAAGGGGATCGCGACGATCCGGCCACGGCGAGCGTCGTGATCGGTGACCGCGATGTACCTGTCGCCGTGGATCACACCCGCGACCGACGCGTCGATCCCCTGGACGAACGGTCGCCACGCCCGCCCGGGCAGGTCGCACACGTACTGCGGCAGTGGCCACACCGCGGAGACGACCGCACGCGTGCCGTCCGCGGAGACCTGCACGGTGGGTCCGTGGGGGACGTCGAACGGTTCCGGCGCGTCGGGAGGAGGAGTGCCGACGGAGTGGAAGAAGGTTCGCAGGGCGAACGTCTCGGAGGACGTGTCGGCGGCCGTGTAGAAGAACCCGGAACCGTCCGGGAGCCACTGTGGAACGGTGAGCGGCCCCATGGTCCGCTGCGGGATCCGGTCCGCGAGGCGATCGCCGGTCCCCGCGTCGAGCAGCCTGACCTCACCGAGCTCGGAGCCGTCCTCGCAGACCGCGAACGCGACGATCCGCCCGTCCGGTGAGGGCGCGAACCACGAGATCTGGCGGTTGCCGTCGGAGTTCGGGTCGTAGAGGGCCGTTCCGGGGAGGTCCGGCCCGTCGGAGACGACGAGAGCGGCCCGTTCCGGGTAGTCCGGAGCGGGCGACCGGTCGAGGCGGAACCAGCGACCACCTGCGAACCGCGGCGCCGGCTCGACCATCCAGTTGCTCGAGCCGGTCCCGTCGGCGGCGAACGCACCGACCGACGCGTGCAGCGCGGCGAGATGCGGCCACCCGTCGATCATCGTGTCGGTCAGCGACTGTTGTTCCCGCTGCCAGGCGGCCGCCTCCTCGGAGTCGTCCTCCAGCCAGCGATAGGGATCGGGGAACCCGATGCCCGCCACGACGTCCTGGACGTCGACGGTCCTTGCTTCCGGGTACTCGGGACGTTCAGCGGGCATCCTCGGGTCCTTCCTGATCGCGAGAAGCCGACCGATTGTGGTCTCCGGGTCGCCGCGTGCGCAGCCGACGATTGCCGACACTCCCCCGCGTCGAGCACGACATCTGTGAGTCACGTGCGGGGTGCGAGCCGGCACACACGAGGGGCACCCGAGCAGGCCGGCGGCCGCGGGCTGCGTCGCGGCGGAACTCGGCCGGGAACGGCTTGGGCGCGATGACGATCCTTCCGGCGAGGAGCGCGCCCTCACCGGCCAGGAGCCACCCGACGCCGGAGCGGTCCCGTGCGCGTGACCGGGCTGTCGTCGTCCACGAACGTCTGGATGCGCGTCATCCCGAGGTGACCGGGGTGCCCATCTGCCCGAAGAACTCGACCATCCCGCGCGGGGAGTCGTCGGCGAAGCACAGGTCGAGGCCGCGGGCCGACATCCGGGCGGCGACCTCCGCTCGCGGGAACATCGCCGTCTCGTACCGCAGGAGGGCACCTTCCACGTCGTCGCCGTGCTCGACCAGCGCCAGCGCCAGCTCGCAGGCGTCCAGCATCGCGGCGTTCGCGCCCTCGCCCGCGAACGGCGACATCAGGTGCGCGGCGTCGCCGATCAGCGTCACGCCCGGGGTACGTGGCCACGAGTGGCCGATGGGGAGTGCGTGGATCCGGCGGGCGGTGATCTCGTCGTCGCAGTGCCGGATGAGATCGGTCAGCGCCGGGTGCCAGTCGGCGAACTCCGCCAGCAGCGCGGTACGCGCGGCGGTCACGTCGGCGGTGTCGAGGCCGTGGGTCCCGATCCAGTCCTCCGAGGTGCGCAGCATGGCGCCCAGGTGCAGGTCGCGGCCGCCGTGCCCTCCGATGTTCTTGTTGTCGGACAGCGCGAACAGGCTCCCGGTCCCGACCAGCTCGGCGGAGGCCGGCAGCCTCGTCGGCGCGTCCGTCACGCAGAGGTCTACGTAGCTGATCCCGGTGTACTGCGGGACCGCGGCCGAGAGCAGCGGGCGGACCCGCGACCAGGCGCCGTCGGCCCCGACCAGCAGGTCGGCTGTCCGATGCACGCCGCCTTCGAAGGTGAGCTCGAACCGCCCGTCGTCACGGCGACGGGCCGCGGCGAGCTTGTGGCCCCATGCGACCCGGCCGGGATCGAGCGAGTCCAGCAGGAGGGACCGCAGGTCCGTCCGGTCGATCTCGGGCCGCCCGGTCGTCCCGTCGGCGGGCGACTCGTCGATGAAGACCGTGCCCGCCTTGTCCATCACCCGCATCGCCTCCGCCTGCGGCCGGGTCAGCCGGGTGAACCGCTCGTGCAGGCCGGCCTCGCGCAGGGCCAGCTGGCCGGACTCGACGTGCAGGTCGAGCAGGCCGCCCTGGCGCCGGGCGGTGGCGGAGGCGTCGAGCTCGTAGACGGTGCTGTCGACGCCGTGCAGCTGCAGGATCCGCGCCAGCACCAGGCCGCCGATACCGCCGCCGACGACGGCAATGGAAAGGGTCATGGGGCACCTCGGTCATATACGGTGTACGTCACTAGTCGCGTACACCGTAAGTCTCCGGGTAGGGTGCTCGCAACCCACGCGAGGAGCACTGCCGTGACCGACGAACCACCGCCCATCATCTGGGCGCGCCTCTCCGGTCAGGGGCGTGGCCCGGCCCGCACCCTCGACCACGGCGCCATCACCGCGGCCGCCGTCGCGCTCGCCGACGAGGAAGGCATCGACGCGGTCTCGATGCGCAGGGTCGCGAGCCGGATGGGGCACAGCGCGATGTCGCTCTACCGGCACGTCGGGGGAAAGGACGATCTGACCGAGCTGATGTACGACGCGGTACTGGGAGAGCTGAGGCTGGACGGGATGCCGTCGGGAGATTGGCGGGCCGACATCCGGCGACTGGCCGGGGAGATGCGCCGACTCCACCACGCCCACCCGTGGATCACCCGGTTCGGGCACCGGCCGACGCTCGGGCCGCATGCGCTGCGGTTCCGCGAGATCGGCCTGGCCTGCGTGGACGGGATCGGCCTGGAGATCGACGCGATGATGGACGTACTGGCCACCACACTGCAGTTCACCAGGGGTTTCGTCGCGCAGGAACTGGGTGAG is from Pseudonocardia autotrophica and encodes:
- a CDS encoding FAD-dependent oxidoreductase; this encodes MTLSIAVVGGGIGGLVLARILQLHGVDSTVYELDASATARRQGGLLDLHVESGQLALREAGLHERFTRLTRPQAEAMRVMDKAGTVFIDESPADGTTGRPEIDRTDLRSLLLDSLDPGRVAWGHKLAAARRRDDGRFELTFEGGVHRTADLLVGADGAWSRVRPLLSAAVPQYTGISYVDLCVTDAPTRLPASAELVGTGSLFALSDNKNIGGHGGRDLHLGAMLRTSEDWIGTHGLDTADVTAARTALLAEFADWHPALTDLIRHCDDEITARRIHALPIGHSWPRTPGVTLIGDAAHLMSPFAGEGANAAMLDACELALALVEHGDDVEGALLRYETAMFPRAEVAARMSARGLDLCFADDSPRGMVEFFGQMGTPVTSG
- a CDS encoding TetR/AcrR family transcriptional regulator is translated as MTDEPPPIIWARLSGQGRGPARTLDHGAITAAAVALADEEGIDAVSMRRVASRMGHSAMSLYRHVGGKDDLTELMYDAVLGELRLDGMPSGDWRADIRRLAGEMRRLHHAHPWITRFGHRPTLGPHALRFREIGLACVDGIGLEIDAMMDVLATTLQFTRGFVAQELGEVEAQQRTGLDREAYRRSTVPYLTQLLATGRFPALRRVVVDADDHPDPDAVFERRLEMVLDGLAPLSSPHPTTRSAGPP